A segment of the Pseudomonadota bacterium genome:
TTTTCGTTTTTTCCATTGCCAATTCTATTGCGCTTTTTATTTCAGCCATGTTAATACCCCAGTAAAGTCAACAAGTAGGGAGTAAGCAGTAAGCAGTAACTGCCTACTTCATACTGCCTACTTTTCTTCAAAATTTACACATGATGTACCCATCTTGTCATACACATGCGGACTATATTCTACAACTTATACTTTAACTCATCTTATTTTCTCAATATCGCTTGCTTTACCAATCACCACTAAAGCCTCACCATCCTTAATAACGAAATTAGCTCTGGGCACCATCTGAATCTGATCTGTAAGTATGTCTCTGACTGCAATCACCTCTATATGATATTTACTCCTCAACTGTAGCTCTCCAACTGTCTTTCCAAGAAAGCCTTTTGGTGGTGCAATTTCACCGACCATATAATCATCACTCAGGGGGATGTAGTCGAGAACATTCGGATAAATTAGACTTTTCACTACCTTGCCTGCCATCTCTTTTTCTGGAATGATCACCTCTGTTGCCCCAACCCTCTCCAGAATCATCTTATGTTCCTCATTCGGTGCCTTCACGATAATATTTTTCACCTTTAAGTTTCTGAGATGAAGCGTAATGAGCGTACTTGCAGCCAGATCTTCCCCGAAAGAGACAATCACCACATCATCCTCCCGAAGACCAACAGCATCTATTACCTCTTTGTCCATACCATCTGCAAGGATCGCTTTAGTACAAAAATCCTTGACCTGCTGGACGGCCTCTCTTTTTTTATCGATCGCAATCACTTCAATGCCATTTTCGTAAAGCCCCTTCACGATATTAAAGCCAAAAATACCCAGTCCTATTACAATAACCCTTTGCATTTTGAAACCTCCTTAGCCTACCATTACAGTTTCCTCTGCATATGTTATGCTCCTTTTTGAGGAGCTTATGGAAAGAGAAAAGGCAAGTGTCAAAGGCCCTACCCTTCCTGCAAACATCATCACAATGACCGCTATCTTTTGAATGTCATTCAATTTCTGGCTAATCCCCATAGATAACCCCACTGTCCCAAAGGCAGATACCGTTTCAAAAAGATATTCTATAAACAGGTGACGGCTCTCCAGGGCTGGAAGATTACCCATTCCGGTAAACAGGAGAATCGATGTAATGAGCGAAACTGAGAAGGCTGATGCAAACATGATCGAAATTGCCCGGGTCAAAATCTCTCTCGGGATGGTTCTATTAAAAACGGTTACCTCTTCACTTCCCTT
Coding sequences within it:
- a CDS encoding TrkA family potassium uptake protein, translated to MQRVIVIGLGIFGFNIVKGLYENGIEVIAIDKKREAVQQVKDFCTKAILADGMDKEVIDAVGLREDDVVIVSFGEDLAASTLITLHLRNLKVKNIIVKAPNEEHKMILERVGATEVIIPEKEMAGKVVKSLIYPNVLDYIPLSDDYMVGEIAPPKGFLGKTVGELQLRSKYHIEVIAVRDILTDQIQMVPRANFVIKDGEALVVIGKASDIEKIR